The stretch of DNA CTTGACGCTCTCTTTGGTCCATACCAAACTTCTGGAACGCCCGTGCGAGCGCTGTGCTCGTTCCCCCACGCCGGGTCTGCCCTGCCCTTTTCGCAGACAGAAAGCCACCCACGTGAAGAACCGCAGCATCGCCGCCGCTCTGGCACTGACCGTCTCTCTCTCGCTCTCCGGCTGCGGGCTGGTGCCCGGGTCGGGGGAGGACCGAAGGACGGTGACCGTCTGGCTGATGAAGGGCAGCGCCTCCTCCGGCTTCATCAAACGGTTCACCGACCGGTTCGAGCACGACCACACCGACATCGACCTGGACATCCGCATCCAGCAGTGGACCGGCATAGGTGACAAGGTCACCGCAGTCCTCAAGGGTGAGGACGGCGCGGAGACCCCCGATGTCATCGAGGTCGGCAACACCCAGGTCGCCCAGTACGTCGACGACGGCGGGCTGCTCGATCTGACCCTGGAGTCCATGCGCGACTTCGGAATGGACGACTGGATCCCCGGACTCGCCGATCCGGGGCGCTTCAACGGCTCCCAGTACGGCATCCCCTGGTACGCGGCCAACCGTGTCGTCATCTACAACAAGGACCTCTTCGCCAAGGCCGGAATCGAGCGTCTGCCGAAGACCAGGGACCAGTGGATCGAGACAACGGAACGCCTGAACACCGGCGGCGACCAGGGCATCTACCTCGCGGGCCAGGACTGGTACACGCTCTCGGGGTTCGTCTGGGACGAGGGCGGCGAACTCGCGGTCGACCACGGTGGGGCGTGGGAAGGGGCCCTGGACAGCCCCGCCGCGCTGCGTGCCATGGACTTCTACCGGCGGCTTCAGAAGCTCGGCAGGGGGCCGAAGGACGCCGACGAGCAGAAGCCGCC from Streptomyces tsukubensis encodes:
- a CDS encoding extracellular solute-binding protein, whose product is MKNRSIAAALALTVSLSLSGCGLVPGSGEDRRTVTVWLMKGSASSGFIKRFTDRFEHDHTDIDLDIRIQQWTGIGDKVTAVLKGEDGAETPDVIEVGNTQVAQYVDDGGLLDLTLESMRDFGMDDWIPGLADPGRFNGSQYGIPWYAANRVVIYNKDLFAKAGIERLPKTRDQWIETTERLNTGGDQGIYLAGQDWYTLSGFVWDEGGELAVDHGGAWEGALDSPAALRAMDFYRRLQKLGRGPKDADEQKPPQTGVFAKGDVAQTISVPGAGQLIEESNPELKGKLGYFPIPGRTADHLGSVVTGGSDLVVPERGDDHEGAVKVVAALAGATWQTDLARTMNYVPNKGSLSDAVAGEPGVAAMAESAGRGRATPKSPRWAAVETDNPIKRYMTEVLNGADAATAARSASEEITERLDLSHQ